The DNA sequence CGCCTGGACCCGCAGGATTCCGGACCGGTCGACGCAGCGCTGCGCGAGGCGCAGGAGGAGACCGGACTGGACCCCGACGGGGTGGAAGTGCTGGGCATGCTCGAACGCGTCCCGCTGGCCTTCTCGCAGAACCTGGTCACGCCCGTCGTCGCGTGGTGGCGGCATCCGTCAGAGGTCCGTGTCGTCGACGAGGCCGAGTCGGCCGCGGTCTTCCGCGCGCCGGTCGCCGATCTGCTCGACCCGGCGCATCGAGGAGTGACGGTGATCCGCCGCGACGGCCGGACGTGGAGCGGACCCGGCTTCACCGTCGAGCGCGAGGGCCGCGAATTCCTCGTGTGGGGGTTCACGGCGATGCTGCTCGACGGCCTGTTCGAGCGGCTCGGCTGGACCGAGCCCTGGGACCGGGCCCGCGAGCTTCCGTTGGATCTGGACGGCCTGCCGCGGTGAAGGCGGCGCTCATCCTGGCGACCCAGCAGTTCGCCGATCACCCGGCGCTCGCCGATCCCGACATCGACCTGATCCTGTTCGTCGAAGCGGATGCCGCCTTCCGTCGGCGCCCGTATCACTCCCACAAGATCGTGCTGCTGCTGTCGGCCATGCGGCACACCGCAGCGCGGCTGTCGGCCGACGGCCGCCGGGTGGAGCGCGTGACGCTGGATGCCGACCTCGGGTTCCTGCACGCGCTTCGGCACCTCGCCCGCACGCACGACATCGAGGCGCTCGCATGGATGTCGGCGACCGATCGGGGTGTGGACCGTCGCCTCCTGCGCTTCTGCGAGCAGGAGTCGCTGCACACCCGCGTCTACTCCGACGCTCTGTTCCTGACTCCTGCCCGCGACCTCGACGAATGGTTCACGGGGCATGCCGCGGCGCGCATGGAGGACTTCTATCGGTGGCAGCGCCGGAGGACCGGCATCCTCATGGACGGCGCGCAGCCCGTCGGCAAGCGCTGGAATTTCGACGCCGACAACCGCGAGCCGCTGCCGAAAGGCGGCATCGACGTGCCCGCGCCCCTGCTGCCCGAGCACGACGACATCACCCGTGACGTGATCGCCGAGGTGGCGAGGCGCTTTCCGGATGCGCCGGGCGACGCTGCGGAATTCTGGCTGCCGGTGACGCCGGATGCCGCGCGTCGCTGGCTGGATGACTTCGTGTCGCGGCGCCTCGAGCTCTTCGGTCGCTACGAGGACGCGATGGCCGCGGAAGAGCCGTTCCTCTTCCACTCGCTGCTGAGCCCCCTGCTGAACATCGGACTGCTCACGGTGGACGAGGTCGTGGACGCGGTGCTCGCGCATCCGGACGCGCCGCTCGCGTCGCTGGAGGGCTTCATCCGGCAGGTGATCGGGTGGCGCGAGTACATGCGCGGTGCGTACCGGGCGATGCCGGAGCTGAAGCAGGCGAACCACTTCGCTCTGTCGAGGAGGCTCGAGCCGTGGTGGTACACCGGGCACGGCATCCCGGATGATCTTCCCGTGCCGGTGCGGACCGTGCTCGAGCGCGTCCTGCGCTGGGGGTACGCCCATCACATCGAGCGGCTCATGGTGCTCGGCAACTGGTTCCTGCTGCAGGGCTACCACCCGCACGACGTGTACGACTGGTTCTCGGCGCTGTTCGTCGATGCGTACGAGTGGGTGATGGTGCCGAACGTGCAGGGAATGAGCCAGTACGCGGACGGTGGTCGCGTGGCGACGAAGCCGTACATCTCGGGCGGGGCGTACCTGCAGAAGATGGGATCGTGGTGGGGGAGCGCCGCCGAGGCGCGGGACTCGGAGTTCACCGCCGCGTATTGGGCGTTCCTCGACGCGCACGAGGAGCAGCTGCGGGGCAACCCGCGTCTGTCCCTCCCGCTCGCGCAGATGCGCAAGCGCCGCGCCGGCTGACCTGCTCCTCGCGAGAGGGCACTTCTGACAGGCGACACGCCGGTGAAGCGGTCCGTTTCTGCCCTCTCGCGCGGTGCAGGTGGGTCTAGGGTTCAGCCATCGAGGCTCAGGAGGTGCGATGGCGCGTCGGATGGCTGATCCGGAGTACAAGCGGCTGCAGGAGTCCCGGCTGGACGAACTGCAGATCCTGCCGGTGAACGACCTCGCGACCCGCCTGCAGCGCGGGCGCCCCGCCGACGAGTGGCCGCCCTACGTCTCGGCCGAGCACGACCTCGAGAAGGCCCGGATCATCGTGCTCATCCCGCGCCCCGAACCGCGACCGCGCCTGAAGGTGGGATCGGGCATGTTCTCCCTCGAGGACGACCACCCTTCGGCCGAACGCCTCGCGCGCGTGCTCGAAGCCGTCGATCTCCAACCCCGACACGTGATGCCGTGGCACGCGTACCCGTGGCGCGACGCGGGTCGCCACACGCACGAGCAATTGGATGCCGGGGCGCGGCCCCTGCGTCAGCTCATCGATCTGCTGCCTCGCGTGAAGGCCATCGTCGCCCACGGCGAGGAGTCCGCCTACGTGGCGAACCGCCTGTCGTCTCCGGATATCGCCGGAACACTGCTGCGCGATCGCGGCATCCACGTCTTCGCCGCCCGCTCGACGAGTCCGTCGGCATGGTCGGGGGACGATGCCACGACCGAGAGCGCACTGCGCACGGTGCGCGAGGTGTACCGCCAGGCGATGGTCCACGCGCGTCTGCGACCGCTCGAGGAGAACGGCAAGCGCAGGCGTTGAGCTGACCCCTTGACCGTCCCGCAGGCGGGCGAGGAGCATGGGGTCCCGGATGCGCGAGAGGAGAACAGGATGATCCCGGTTCGCGTCGCGGGGATCGCGCTCGACCCTGCCGGTCAGCACGTCATCCTGCTCAAGCCGATCGATGAGGCACCCGGCGAGGGGCGCATCCTGCCGATCTGGATCGGCGCGCAGGAAGCGACCTCGATCCTGGCGGCGGTGGAGGGCGCGGACACGCCGCGGCCGCTCGCGCACGACCTGATGCGCACGCTTCTGGCTCAGCTGGACGCGTCCGTCGGCGGGGTCGCCGTGTCCCGGATCACGGACGGGACGTTCTACGCCGACATCACTCTTAAAACGATCGCCGGCGAGCGCATCGTCGACGCCCGGCCCTCCGACGCGATCGCCCTCGCCTGCCGGGTCGGCGCTCCGATCCGCGTCGCGGAGGACGTCCTCGAGGAGGCCGGTGTGCTCGACACGGTGACGGCGTCCGATGACGACGAGGACGAGGCCCTCGACGAGTTCAAGCGCTTCCTCGAGGACGTCGACCCGGACGATTTCCGCGGCTAGCGAGCACCCTCAGGGGAACGCGAGGACCTGGTCGCCCCACCCGGCCCGCAAGGCGGCGTCGAGGTCCTCCACGACGCGGTCCTGTGCGTCGATCACCAGCGTCTGTCGATCCTGCACGTCATAGGACGGCCAGGCGACGGCATCCGTCACCGCAGCAGCATCGGGTGCCTCGCCGCGCGCGAACGCGGTCCAGCGGGCGCGCACGCGCTCCGAGATGCGATCCGCCGTGCGCCTGCCGCCGAGCCAGAACGTCGGATCCTTCGGACCGGTGGCGAGGTTGCCCCACACGTAGGCGAGCTCGGCGCCGTGCGTCGCCCCGATGCCGATCGCATTCATCGCGCGCGTCGCGTGGTCGAACCGGTACAGCCACACCGGCGCGACCGCGCTGTGCCCCTCCGCGATCCAGATCGTCGGCAGACGGAACGCGATGTCGCGCGCGATCCCGAGCCCCAGCACCTTCTGACGGACCCCCTCGTATCCAGCGAGCACCGCGTCGCGTGACGGGAGTTCGACGTCGGGGTTCTCAGCCCGCATGTCGGCGAACATGCGCTCGATGTCGTCTTTCGTGACCGGCATGAGCGGGCTCTTCATGAAGCGGAAGAACGACGCCTCGTCGCGGTTCGTGCCGATCATGAGCGGGACGGCGAGCCCGCGCCCCTCCTTGAGGACGGATGCGGGTGCCTCCGGCACCAGCTCGCCGTCCACGACCGGCGCGAAGGCGAGGGTGCCCGGGGCGGCGGTCGGGACTGCCGCGAAGACGGCCATCGTCGCCCGGACGATTTCGTCCGCGGGGAGCTCCCGCAGCCGTGGCAGGGCGGAGGCCTCGACGCCGGTTTCGGTCAGGAACCGCTGCGCCACCTCGCCGGCGCGCTTCGGTCCGTACATGCTCGTGGCGGGGGAGGACTCGGCGATCGCGCGGTGGAACAGGCCCTCGGCGCTCGGCGTCGCCAGCAGCGTGGTGACGAGCCCGCCGCCCGCCGACTCCCCGAACACGGTCACGCGCTCCGGGTCGCCGCCGAATCCCGCGATGTTGTGCTGCACCCAGCGCAGCGCCAGCAGGATGTCCTTCAGCGCCAGGTTGCCGTCGAAGACGTCCTCGGGCGTCGACAGCGACGACAGGTCGAGGAATCCCAGCGCTCCGATCCGGTAGTTGAGGGTGACCACGATCACGTCGCCCGTCTGCACGAGCGCGGCACCGTCGTACATGGGCTGGCTCGACGAACCGAACGTGTACGCGCCTCCGTGCAGCCACACCATGACGGGGCGCCCGGCGTCCTCCGACGTCCCCTGGCGACGCCAGACGTTCAGGAACAGGCAGTCCTCGTCCTGCACCGCATCCGGTCCCAGGTGCAGCGCCGGGTTCGTCTGCTGCGGCGCGATCGCGCCGAACGTCGTCGCATCGACCTCACCTCTCGCGACGTGGGGCACGGGGTCGCGCCAGCGGCGCTCTCCGACCGGCGCCTCGGCGTAGCGGATTCCCTTGAACACCTCGGCTGCGCCCGATGCGGTACCTCGGAAGCTCGC is a window from the Microbacterium lacus genome containing:
- a CDS encoding CoA pyrophosphatase, whose amino-acid sequence is MPSQTSLSARAALIALTEDVAAGRGAGFPGLSALPASADARSSAVLILFGILDGLPSDHRAASDAVSRDLDVLLLERAATLRAHPGQVAFPGGRLDPQDSGPVDAALREAQEETGLDPDGVEVLGMLERVPLAFSQNLVTPVVAWWRHPSEVRVVDEAESAAVFRAPVADLLDPAHRGVTVIRRDGRTWSGPGFTVEREGREFLVWGFTAMLLDGLFERLGWTEPWDRARELPLDLDGLPR
- a CDS encoding cryptochrome/photolyase family protein, with the protein product MKAALILATQQFADHPALADPDIDLILFVEADAAFRRRPYHSHKIVLLLSAMRHTAARLSADGRRVERVTLDADLGFLHALRHLARTHDIEALAWMSATDRGVDRRLLRFCEQESLHTRVYSDALFLTPARDLDEWFTGHAAARMEDFYRWQRRRTGILMDGAQPVGKRWNFDADNREPLPKGGIDVPAPLLPEHDDITRDVIAEVARRFPDAPGDAAEFWLPVTPDAARRWLDDFVSRRLELFGRYEDAMAAEEPFLFHSLLSPLLNIGLLTVDEVVDAVLAHPDAPLASLEGFIRQVIGWREYMRGAYRAMPELKQANHFALSRRLEPWWYTGHGIPDDLPVPVRTVLERVLRWGYAHHIERLMVLGNWFLLQGYHPHDVYDWFSALFVDAYEWVMVPNVQGMSQYADGGRVATKPYISGGAYLQKMGSWWGSAAEARDSEFTAAYWAFLDAHEEQLRGNPRLSLPLAQMRKRRAG
- a CDS encoding bifunctional nuclease family protein, whose product is MIPVRVAGIALDPAGQHVILLKPIDEAPGEGRILPIWIGAQEATSILAAVEGADTPRPLAHDLMRTLLAQLDASVGGVAVSRITDGTFYADITLKTIAGERIVDARPSDAIALACRVGAPIRVAEDVLEEAGVLDTVTASDDDEDEALDEFKRFLEDVDPDDFRG
- a CDS encoding carboxylesterase/lipase family protein, with translation MSQTPAAPPVATTSRASFRGTASGAAEVFKGIRYAEAPVGERRWRDPVPHVARGEVDATTFGAIAPQQTNPALHLGPDAVQDEDCLFLNVWRRQGTSEDAGRPVMVWLHGGAYTFGSSSQPMYDGAALVQTGDVIVVTLNYRIGALGFLDLSSLSTPEDVFDGNLALKDILLALRWVQHNIAGFGGDPERVTVFGESAGGGLVTTLLATPSAEGLFHRAIAESSPATSMYGPKRAGEVAQRFLTETGVEASALPRLRELPADEIVRATMAVFAAVPTAAPGTLAFAPVVDGELVPEAPASVLKEGRGLAVPLMIGTNRDEASFFRFMKSPLMPVTKDDIERMFADMRAENPDVELPSRDAVLAGYEGVRQKVLGLGIARDIAFRLPTIWIAEGHSAVAPVWLYRFDHATRAMNAIGIGATHGAELAYVWGNLATGPKDPTFWLGGRRTADRISERVRARWTAFARGEAPDAAAVTDAVAWPSYDVQDRQTLVIDAQDRVVEDLDAALRAGWGDQVLAFP